A stretch of the Kroppenstedtia eburnea genome encodes the following:
- a CDS encoding CDP-glycerol glycerophosphotransferase family protein, with product MAHHEKEYKQMVGNQLCRPLVNVRCLPEAPIPEREEMKVMKQLTHIWTAGSTPSLFKRPVFIRWMKGRVKTYLKRVRQLYYLFEHFPIMEVIYGSTLNANGVLVTSVAQKMGAFTVNMQHGVFGEVGHLPVNADLQLVWGGSHKEFLTSYGVPEEKIECIPPLFMQSIASEQSSAKRKGTSKKFHLLVALQPLGFSSNRYMIETIEEAVRDFSNRVRVSYKLHPDQTNGVKLYSGLLKNKHSRLVTHGTLPLPELMSQADLIITAFSTVAYEGILKGKPVLFFGKKRPIYYLQRTPSFVYQVAAIRRFLRRALQNKQFLSIYRQGLVLKESPGQKNKTGMSVWDVIDRHRAQC from the coding sequence TTGGCTCATCACGAAAAAGAGTACAAGCAAATGGTTGGAAACCAATTATGTCGTCCCCTTGTCAATGTAAGATGCTTGCCTGAGGCACCGATTCCAGAGCGAGAAGAAATGAAGGTTATGAAACAACTTACACATATTTGGACAGCTGGTTCGACACCGTCTCTTTTTAAGCGGCCTGTCTTTATCCGCTGGATGAAAGGAAGGGTGAAAACCTATCTGAAACGGGTGCGGCAACTGTATTATTTATTTGAGCACTTCCCGATCATGGAGGTCATTTATGGTTCGACTCTTAACGCAAACGGGGTGTTAGTCACTTCTGTAGCGCAAAAAATGGGTGCATTTACAGTCAATATGCAGCACGGTGTTTTTGGAGAGGTTGGCCACCTTCCCGTAAATGCCGATTTACAGCTGGTATGGGGGGGATCCCATAAGGAATTTCTCACTTCTTACGGTGTTCCTGAGGAGAAAATCGAGTGTATCCCACCTCTGTTTATGCAGAGCATCGCTTCTGAACAAAGCTCCGCAAAACGAAAAGGAACTTCAAAGAAATTTCATCTTCTAGTTGCTCTACAGCCCCTGGGATTTTCCTCCAATCGATACATGATCGAAACAATAGAAGAGGCGGTGCGGGATTTTTCCAATCGGGTACGGGTGAGCTACAAACTCCACCCTGATCAAACAAATGGCGTGAAGCTTTATTCCGGACTGCTTAAAAATAAGCATTCACGCCTGGTGACACATGGGACTCTCCCTTTGCCTGAACTGATGTCTCAGGCAGATTTAATCATAACCGCTTTTTCAACGGTGGCTTATGAAGGGATCTTGAAAGGCAAGCCGGTTCTATTCTTTGGGAAAAAAAGGCCAATCTATTATTTGCAGAGGACTCCCTCGTTTGTTTACCAGGTAGCCGCTATCCGAAGGTTTCTGCGGCGTGCCCTTCAAAATAAACAATTTTTATCTATTTATCGTCAGGGTCTTGTCTTAAAAGAATCACCGGGCCAAAAAAATAAGACTGGCATGTCGGTATGGGATGTGATTGATCGACACCGAGCGCAATGCTAA
- a CDS encoding cytidylyltransferase domain-containing protein produces the protein MIGHDRVVAVIPARGGSKTIPYKNIKNLLGKPLIGWTIEAAKQVPAVDRIIVSTDDDCIAKAVKPYGIEVMERPAHLAQDDSLPIDVIVDLVSRLKKAGETALYLVYLEPTSPLRQPLDISQCLDLLADKTNGFQSVATFCEANLHPYRAWKIEPDSCYEFIADVNPWLPRQKLPKAYQLNGAVYALRIDQPPQPSQPFLPKPIGGIIMPKERSIDIDDSYEFLLAEWLLRRQLGYEKS, from the coding sequence ATGATCGGCCATGATCGCGTTGTTGCTGTGATTCCGGCTAGGGGAGGAAGTAAGACAATTCCCTATAAAAATATCAAAAATTTGTTGGGAAAACCACTGATTGGGTGGACAATTGAAGCGGCAAAGCAAGTCCCGGCGGTCGATCGCATCATTGTATCCACTGATGATGATTGTATCGCAAAGGCAGTCAAACCCTACGGTATCGAAGTGATGGAAAGACCCGCCCACCTCGCTCAGGATGACTCACTACCGATTGATGTAATTGTGGATCTCGTATCCCGTTTGAAAAAGGCGGGAGAAACTGCGCTGTACTTGGTTTATCTGGAGCCGACCAGCCCTTTGCGCCAGCCATTAGACATCTCACAATGCCTCGATTTGCTTGCAGATAAAACCAATGGATTTCAATCCGTTGCCACTTTTTGCGAAGCAAACTTACACCCGTATAGAGCCTGGAAGATCGAACCAGATTCCTGTTACGAATTTATAGCCGATGTGAATCCCTGGCTACCGAGACAGAAATTGCCGAAAGCTTATCAGCTTAATGGCGCCGTCTATGCTTTGAGGATCGATCAGCCACCTCAACCGAGTCAACCCTTCTTACCGAAACCCATCGGAGGGATCATCATGCCGAAGGAACGATCGATTGACATAGATGATTCTTATGAATTCCTGCTTGCGGAATGGTTATTAAGGAGGCAATTGGGTTATGAAAAGTCTTGA
- a CDS encoding SDR family NAD(P)-dependent oxidoreductase, translating to MKSLEELFSLQGKSALITGGAGYLGKAISYTLAELGANLIIAGRDVQKSSAVCEEIMQQLNQSIQATAMELDVTDKTSIIRCFEKVSKSADGLDLLVNNAWSGNKNTLTSITDDDWNYDMEVSLNGVFRCVKQFLPLLKQKNGVILNIASMYGHVAPDYRLYEGTPFTNPPSYGAAKAGVIQLTKYLAGFLAPDGIRVNCISPGPFPHPSTQRQERFIQRLRQKNPLNRIGQPQEIKGTVALLCSDASSYITGQNICVDGGWSIW from the coding sequence ATGAAAAGTCTTGAGGAGCTTTTCTCTTTGCAGGGCAAATCAGCCCTGATCACTGGAGGTGCCGGTTACCTTGGAAAGGCAATTAGCTACACACTGGCAGAGCTGGGGGCAAATCTGATTATTGCTGGCCGTGATGTGCAAAAAAGCTCAGCCGTGTGTGAGGAAATCATGCAGCAGCTGAACCAGTCGATCCAGGCGACGGCGATGGAGTTGGATGTAACTGATAAAACATCGATCATCCGTTGTTTTGAAAAGGTCTCTAAGTCAGCTGACGGCCTTGATCTGTTGGTCAATAATGCTTGGTCAGGCAATAAAAATACGTTGACTTCCATTACCGATGACGATTGGAACTATGATATGGAGGTCAGCCTCAACGGCGTTTTCCGCTGCGTCAAGCAATTCTTGCCCTTACTGAAACAAAAAAATGGTGTTATTCTCAACATTGCTTCCATGTACGGCCACGTTGCACCGGACTATCGGCTGTACGAGGGGACTCCCTTTACCAATCCACCCAGCTACGGAGCTGCAAAAGCAGGAGTGATTCAACTGACCAAATATTTAGCGGGCTTTTTGGCTCCTGACGGCATTCGCGTCAATTGTATCAGTCCCGGACCTTTTCCCCACCCTTCGACTCAAAGACAGGAGCGCTTTATCCAACGTCTGAGACAAAAAAATCCATTAAACCGGATCGGTCAGCCCCAAGAGATAAAAGGGACGGTCGCCCTGTTATGCTCCGATGCTTCCAGCTATATAACAGGACAAAACATCTGCGTCGATGGCGGCTGGTCCATTTGGTAA